Proteins encoded within one genomic window of uncultured Sphingopyxis sp.:
- the leuD gene encoding 3-isopropylmalate dehydratase small subunit, protein MQKFIRVKAAAAPLPLANVDTDMIIPAEYMKALTRSGLGRHLFRALRYDTDGREREDFVLNRPACRDARILVADRNFGCGSSREHAVWALADFGIRCVIAPTFGDIFAGNARKNGLLLIRLPDEICARLRGAIEAAQYAPVEVDLEAQRIRLASGETIAFEIDPDDRRILMEGLDDIDRTLRHAEAIARFEAAT, encoded by the coding sequence GTGCAAAAATTCATTCGGGTGAAAGCGGCCGCGGCGCCCTTGCCGCTCGCCAATGTCGATACCGACATGATCATCCCAGCCGAATATATGAAGGCGCTGACGCGTTCGGGACTCGGCCGGCACCTGTTCCGCGCATTGCGCTATGACACGGACGGACGCGAACGCGAGGATTTCGTCCTCAACCGGCCCGCCTGCCGCGATGCGCGGATATTGGTCGCCGATCGCAATTTCGGCTGCGGCTCGTCGCGCGAACATGCGGTGTGGGCGCTCGCCGATTTCGGCATCCGTTGCGTCATCGCGCCAACCTTCGGCGACATCTTCGCAGGCAATGCGCGCAAGAATGGCCTGCTGTTGATCCGCTTGCCCGATGAAATCTGCGCCCGGCTCCGCGGCGCGATCGAAGCCGCGCAATATGCGCCGGTCGAGGTCGACCTCGAAGCGCAGCGCATCCGCCTCGCATCGGGCGAGACGATCGCGTTCGAGATCGACCCCGACGACCGCCGCATCTTGATGGAGGGGCTCGACGACATCGACCGCACGCTGCGCCACGCGGAGGCGATCGCGCGGTTCGAGGCCGCGACCTAA
- a CDS encoding NAD(P)H-dependent oxidoreductase, translating into MTSIAVIVGSIREGSYNRALGELAAASLEAQGASVTRVDLAAFDLPLYSAALEADAFPPDVQRLKTLFAAQDGLLFVSPEYNGSLTPLLKNAIDWASRPTGDEGLVALSAYRGKAAAIMSASISPFGGLRGLMHLRQILSTIQMLVIPEQVLVPNAHAAFAEDGSLKEPLPASLVDMTAARLVAVAKALSA; encoded by the coding sequence ATGACCAGCATCGCCGTTATCGTCGGGAGCATTCGCGAAGGGTCCTATAACCGCGCTTTGGGCGAACTTGCCGCCGCCAGCCTCGAAGCGCAGGGCGCAAGCGTCACGCGGGTCGATCTCGCGGCGTTCGACCTGCCGCTCTATTCGGCCGCGCTCGAAGCCGATGCCTTTCCGCCCGATGTGCAGCGGCTCAAAACGCTGTTCGCCGCGCAGGACGGGCTTTTGTTCGTGTCGCCCGAATATAATGGCTCGCTGACGCCGCTGCTCAAAAATGCGATCGACTGGGCGTCGCGGCCCACCGGCGACGAGGGGCTGGTCGCGCTCTCCGCCTATCGCGGCAAGGCGGCGGCGATCATGTCGGCATCGATCAGTCCGTTCGGCGGGCTGCGCGGGTTGATGCACCTGCGCCAGATCTTGTCGACGATCCAGATGCTCGTCATCCCCGAACAGGTGCTGGTGCCGAACGCGCACGCCGCCTTTGCCGAGGACGGTAGTCTGAAGGAGCCGTTGCCCGCGTCGCTGGTCGATATGACCGCCGCGCGGCTGGTCGCTGTCGCGAAGGCGCTGTCGGCCTAG
- a CDS encoding long-chain-fatty-acid--CoA ligase, with protein MDGLMQNVPLTVDRIIDHAANWHGAREIVSRDADGRVTRSTYADIHTDAKRVSNALAAEGIGPGDRVATMAWNGARHLAAWYGAAGMGAVLHTLNPRLFPEQIAYIANHAGDRLLIADPATVDLVEQLLPQVPSIEKVIFFGDRASLPQTSFPAVAFDDWIAGHSDEYDWGGFDENAACGLCYTSGTTGNPKGVLYSHRSNYIHALMTLQRDALALSARDTVLLVVPMYHANAWGVVYSAPAVGAKLVLPGQRMDGESIYNLIEQEGVTYSAAVPTVWQMLLQYMQENGKRFTTLERVTIGGSACPESIIRTFRDDYGVDVIQGWGMTETSPLGTVSVPNASVAAKPEPEQMAYKLKQGRLLCGLEMKLVDDADNRLPHDGKTPGRLMIKGATIAGAYYGGEGGDVLDAEGFFDTGDVSTIDAEGYMQITDRAKDVVKSGGEWISSIEIENIAMGHDAVANAAVVGVAHPKWDERPILLCQLKDGASASADDLKAYLDGKIARWWMPDDVLFVDEIPLGPTGKIDKKAIRAGLEGYELPFDVSR; from the coding sequence ATGGACGGGTTGATGCAGAATGTGCCGCTGACGGTCGACCGGATCATCGACCATGCGGCGAACTGGCACGGCGCGCGGGAGATTGTGTCGCGCGATGCCGATGGGCGCGTCACCCGTTCGACCTATGCCGACATCCATACCGATGCGAAGCGCGTGTCGAACGCGCTCGCCGCCGAGGGGATCGGGCCGGGCGACCGCGTCGCGACGATGGCGTGGAACGGAGCGCGGCACCTTGCGGCGTGGTATGGCGCGGCGGGCATGGGCGCGGTGCTCCATACGCTCAACCCGCGGCTCTTCCCCGAACAGATCGCCTATATCGCGAATCATGCGGGCGACCGGTTGCTGATCGCCGATCCGGCGACCGTGGACCTTGTCGAACAATTGCTGCCGCAAGTGCCGTCGATCGAGAAAGTGATCTTCTTTGGCGACCGCGCCTCGCTGCCCCAAACCAGCTTTCCGGCGGTCGCATTCGACGACTGGATCGCGGGCCATAGCGACGAATATGATTGGGGCGGTTTCGATGAGAATGCCGCGTGCGGGCTCTGCTACACGAGCGGGACGACGGGCAATCCGAAGGGTGTGCTCTATTCGCACCGCTCCAACTATATCCACGCGCTGATGACCCTTCAGCGCGATGCGCTCGCCTTGTCGGCGCGCGACACCGTGCTTCTCGTCGTGCCGATGTATCACGCCAACGCTTGGGGCGTCGTCTATTCGGCGCCCGCGGTGGGCGCGAAACTCGTGCTGCCGGGGCAGCGGATGGACGGCGAATCGATCTATAATCTGATCGAGCAGGAAGGCGTCACCTATTCGGCGGCTGTGCCGACCGTCTGGCAGATGCTGCTCCAGTATATGCAGGAGAATGGCAAGCGTTTCACGACGCTGGAGCGCGTGACGATCGGCGGCTCGGCGTGCCCCGAATCGATCATCCGCACCTTCCGCGACGATTATGGCGTCGACGTCATCCAGGGCTGGGGCATGACCGAAACCTCGCCGCTCGGCACGGTGTCGGTGCCCAATGCGTCGGTCGCGGCGAAACCCGAGCCCGAGCAGATGGCGTACAAGCTCAAGCAGGGGCGGTTGCTCTGCGGGCTGGAGATGAAGCTGGTCGACGACGCGGACAATCGCCTGCCGCACGACGGCAAGACCCCGGGCCGGCTGATGATCAAGGGGGCGACGATCGCGGGCGCCTATTATGGCGGCGAGGGCGGCGACGTGCTCGATGCCGAGGGCTTTTTCGACACTGGTGACGTCAGCACGATCGATGCCGAAGGCTATATGCAGATCACCGACCGCGCGAAGGACGTCGTCAAATCGGGCGGCGAATGGATCAGCTCGATCGAGATCGAGAATATCGCGATGGGGCACGACGCGGTCGCCAACGCCGCCGTGGTCGGCGTCGCGCATCCGAAATGGGACGAGCGGCCGATCCTGCTCTGTCAGCTCAAAGACGGAGCGAGCGCGTCCGCGGACGATCTCAAGGCTTATCTCGACGGCAAGATCGCGCGCTGGTGGATGCCCGACGACGTGCTGTTCGTCGACGAAATCCCGCTCGGCCCCACGGGCAAGATCGACAAGAAGGCGATCCGCGCCGGGCTGGAGGGCTATGAGCTGCCCTTCGACGTGAGCCGTTAA
- a CDS encoding MarR family winged helix-turn-helix transcriptional regulator, giving the protein MRTNQLIIALFQRFCWLDEGLQARLHDHGWPDVNRPQSMVMTNIVSGIVRPSDIARNLGVSRQAIHSTINQMVKLGIVQLDVDPDDRRHMIVSLTDLGARMRKDAQRSMDALTAQIADRLGQDKFDALLAALEADWGDNIDRPVAAPRR; this is encoded by the coding sequence ATGCGGACGAACCAGCTTATCATCGCGCTTTTCCAACGCTTTTGCTGGCTCGACGAAGGGCTGCAGGCGCGGCTTCACGATCATGGCTGGCCCGACGTCAACCGGCCGCAGTCGATGGTGATGACCAACATCGTCAGCGGCATCGTGCGCCCGTCGGACATCGCCCGCAACCTCGGCGTGTCGCGGCAGGCGATCCACAGCACGATCAACCAGATGGTCAAGCTCGGCATCGTCCAGCTCGACGTCGATCCCGACGACCGCCGTCACATGATCGTGTCGCTGACCGACCTCGGCGCGCGCATGCGCAAGGATGCACAGCGTTCGATGGACGCGCTCACCGCGCAGATCGCCGACCGGCTGGGGCAGGACAAGTTCGACGCGCTGCTCGCGGCGCTCGAGGCGGACTGGGGCGACAATATCGACCGCCCCGTCGCCGCCCCGCGCCGCTAG
- a CDS encoding MarR family transcriptional regulator — protein sequence MVKKTKDYRHPAEYYTDPENSIGYLARVVFRSFSRLLERRTLTHDVSAGQWRFLRQLWREDGITQRELSERVGMREPTTVVALKGLEKAGLITRKKTADDRRKTFIHLTPHAKKLELILAPMNAEIHEIATKGMSDEEVEVLQGLMRRVIDNLADETRKLAVLSDIKA from the coding sequence TTGGTCAAGAAAACAAAGGATTATCGGCATCCGGCCGAATATTATACCGATCCTGAAAACAGCATCGGCTATCTGGCGCGCGTCGTCTTCCGTTCCTTTTCGCGGCTGCTCGAGCGCCGCACGCTGACGCACGATGTTTCGGCGGGGCAGTGGCGTTTCCTGCGCCAGCTCTGGCGCGAGGACGGCATCACCCAGCGCGAACTGAGCGAACGCGTCGGCATGCGCGAGCCGACCACCGTGGTCGCGCTGAAGGGGCTCGAAAAGGCGGGGCTGATCACGCGCAAGAAGACCGCCGACGACCGGCGCAAGACTTTCATCCATCTGACCCCGCACGCCAAGAAGCTCGAACTGATTCTCGCGCCGATGAACGCCGAAATCCACGAGATCGCCACCAAGGGCATGAGCGACGAGGAGGTCGAGGTGCTGCAGGGGCTGATGCGCCGCGTGATCGACAATCTCGCCGACGAAACGCGCAAGCTCGCGGTGCTTTCGGACATCAAGGCCTGA